From Tiliqua scincoides isolate rTilSci1 chromosome 2, rTilSci1.hap2, whole genome shotgun sequence, the proteins below share one genomic window:
- the LOC136639060 gene encoding suppressor APC domain-containing protein 2-like yields the protein MSSVLAASSLPPTLEDSSPVRGPHLPRPFLRSLRTLFEILDDQRNGTIHVSEIESRWGRGGSGVSPQEEKERCQLPAGVLQALQQVAEPCGGYLSFPRLVAGLRIALLRAEEEEEGEKAGDNIGARETEDGQASAQSLKNLSRIREADGKGVTRSRSINSSLCQAGRRRSLRIPKEPRRHTISNAVEYDVLKRMQELERERDALLQGLEMVDRMRDWFQHHLLEAQRRQKHMGAEVNYFSDSYSNQSCLLLAKIQEVNLCLKNLLASPGKPNVPPSGFGVPLYPPGKKTFHQQAVNVLKEQNHLLIKEVSEKSDRIAQLEQEKAALCKQLKESRGYRLPSHKESTFI from the exons ATGAGCTCTGTGCTGGCTGCCTCATCTCTTCCCCCTACCCTAGAGGACTCTTCTCCAGTCCGTGGACCTCACCTGCCACGGCCCTTTCTCCGCAGCCTTCGGACACTCTTTGAAATCCTGGATGATCAACGGAATGGGACCATCCACGTCTCAGAAATTGAGAGTCGTTGGGGTCGTGGAGGCTCCGGGGTGAGCCCCCAAGAGGAGAAAGAGAGATGTCAGCTCCCTGCTGGAGTTCTCCAGGCCTTACAGCAAGTAGCAGAGCCTTGTGGGGGCTATTTAAGTTTTCCCCGCTTGGTGGCCGGACTGAGAATTGCCCTCCTCCgagctgaagaagaagaagaaggagagaaGGCAGGAGACAACATTGGAGCCAGAGAGACTGAGGATGGACAAGCTTCAGCACAGTCCTTGAAGAACTTGAGTCGAATAC GAGAAGCTGATGGAAAAGGAGTCACTCGGTCTCGTAGCATCAACAGCTCCCTGTGCCAAGCTGGACGCCGCCGCAGCCTCCGAATCCCTAAGGAGCCTCGCAGGCACACCATTTCCAATGCCGTGGAGTATGATGTG CTAAAGCGAATGCAAGAGCTGGAGAGGGAACGGGATGCCTTGTTGCAAGGGCTGGAAATGGTTGACCGGATGCGGGACTGGTTTCAGCACCACCTGCTGGAGGCCCAGAGACGCCAGAAGCACATGGGGGCTGAGGTG AACTATTTCTCAGACTCTTACTCCAACCAGAGCTGCCTGCTGCTGGCCAAGATTCAGGAAGTGAATCTGTGCTTGAAAAACCTCCTCGCCTCTCCTGGAAAG CCCAATGTCCCACCCAGTGGTTTTGGTGTTCCCCTTTATCCACCAGGAAAGAAGACATTTCACCAGCAAGCAGTCAATGTCCTCAAGGAACAGAACCATCTTCTGATCAAG GAAGTCTCTGAGAAAAGTGACCGCATTGCCCAACTGGAACAAGAGAAAGCAGCTCTTTGCAAACAGCTTAAAGAGAGCCGGGGCTACCGACTACCCAGCCACAAGGAGTCCACCTTTATCTGA